Proteins encoded in a region of the Benincasa hispida cultivar B227 chromosome 2, ASM972705v1, whole genome shotgun sequence genome:
- the LOC120071681 gene encoding uncharacterized protein LOC120071681 isoform X2 → MGSDEEVVEISSLERGLLSECSSDLEPESDDEPVLFTASFQEMEDKFVKYHTAQWVLYSLLLILAWGIGLLMLLYLPVTRPVPFPCFGVLKKEKHVLLPSVADIIIEQGYLESLYGVYSIRIENAGVRRPPGDDVHIQGITDPIAFKKAVLMRLSGMRNDGNCPQISTIDEVLNTKASPSTSLKYDPYLYLGEQVLQKVEEVGSSVKRIQALIEEQRSEVSNTLD, encoded by the exons ATGGGTTCAGACGAGGAGGTTGTGGAAATTAGTAGCTTGGAAAGGGGTCTATTGTCAGAATGCAGTTCTGATTTGGAACCTGAAAGTGATGATGAGCCTGTATTGTTTACAGCATCCTTCCAAGAGATGGAAGACAAATTTGTAAAGTATCATACAGCACAGTGGGTCCTTTACTCTTTGCTTTTGATCTTAGCGTGGGGGATTGGGTTGTTGATGCTGCTTTATCTACCA GTTACAAGACCTGTACCTTTTCCATGTTTTGGAGTATTGAAGAAAGAGAAGCATGTTTTGTTGCCTTCAGTGGCAGACATTATAATTGAACAAG GATATTTAGAGTCTCTCTATGGAGTTTACTCTATTAGGATAGAGAATGCTGGCGTGAGAAGACCACCTGGTGATGACGTTCATATTCAAGGAATTACAGATCCAATTGCGTTTAAAAAG GCTGTTCTAATGCGTCTTTCTGGTATGAGAAATGATGGCAACTGCCCTCAAATTTCTACAATTGATGAAGTTTTAAATACGAAG GCATCCCCATCAACATCTCTAAAGTATGACCCGTATTTATATTTGGGTGAACAAGTACTTCAGAAAGTAGAGGAGGTTGGAAGTTCTGTGAAG AGAATTCAAGCTTTGATCGAAGAGCAACGGTCTGAAGTATCTAACACTTTAGATTGA
- the LOC120071681 gene encoding uncharacterized protein LOC120071681 isoform X1, with product MGSDEEVVEISSLERGLLSECSSDLEPESDDEPVLFTASFQEMEDKFVKYHTAQWVLYSLLLILAWGIGLLMLLYLPVRRYILRKDIQSKKLYLTPNSIIYKVTRPVPFPCFGVLKKEKHVLLPSVADIIIEQGYLESLYGVYSIRIENAGVRRPPGDDVHIQGITDPIAFKKAVLMRLSGMRNDGNCPQISTIDEVLNTKASPSTSLKYDPYLYLGEQVLQKVEEVGSSVKRIQALIEEQRSEVSNTLD from the exons ATGGGTTCAGACGAGGAGGTTGTGGAAATTAGTAGCTTGGAAAGGGGTCTATTGTCAGAATGCAGTTCTGATTTGGAACCTGAAAGTGATGATGAGCCTGTATTGTTTACAGCATCCTTCCAAGAGATGGAAGACAAATTTGTAAAGTATCATACAGCACAGTGGGTCCTTTACTCTTTGCTTTTGATCTTAGCGTGGGGGATTGGGTTGTTGATGCTGCTTTATCTACCAGTAAGAAGATACATTCTGCGGAAAGATATTCAGTCGAAGAAGCTTTATCTTACACCAAATTCCATAATCTACAAG GTTACAAGACCTGTACCTTTTCCATGTTTTGGAGTATTGAAGAAAGAGAAGCATGTTTTGTTGCCTTCAGTGGCAGACATTATAATTGAACAAG GATATTTAGAGTCTCTCTATGGAGTTTACTCTATTAGGATAGAGAATGCTGGCGTGAGAAGACCACCTGGTGATGACGTTCATATTCAAGGAATTACAGATCCAATTGCGTTTAAAAAG GCTGTTCTAATGCGTCTTTCTGGTATGAGAAATGATGGCAACTGCCCTCAAATTTCTACAATTGATGAAGTTTTAAATACGAAG GCATCCCCATCAACATCTCTAAAGTATGACCCGTATTTATATTTGGGTGAACAAGTACTTCAGAAAGTAGAGGAGGTTGGAAGTTCTGTGAAG AGAATTCAAGCTTTGATCGAAGAGCAACGGTCTGAAGTATCTAACACTTTAGATTGA